TAGCAAGTCATTAGCAAGTCATTAGCAAGTCATTAGCAAGAAATCAATAACTATAAATTATTCAGAATAATGCATTATGATGGAATTATTAAAAATGCATTATGATGGAATTATTAAATAAATCATTAAGAAAGTAAATAAATCACAAATAAATCATTCACGAGCATCAATCATTAAAAAAAAATTGATATTACTTAGAATAAAATGGAAAGAAATGAAATTAATGGTAGAAATGAAATTAGACCATAGGAAGAAATTATGATTTCAGATAGAAAATTAGAGCATTTGCTATTATGTACCCACAGCGATGTGGAATACCATAAAAAAACAGGATTTAAAGATGTGGAACTCGTCCACAAAGCCCTTCCTGAAATAAATAAGGAAGAAATAGATTTATCCACTTCCCTACTTGGGAAAAAAATGGATGCACCCATTATAATAACTGCCATCACTGGAGGACACCCTTCATCAATGGCAGTAAACCAGAAACTGGCCCAGGCAGCAGGAAAACTCAACATAGGCATGGGGCTGGGAAGCCAGAGAGCTGCAGTTGAAAACCCAGAACTTACATCTACCTATACCGTGGCACGTGAAGAAGCACCAGATGCATTACTAATTGGTAATATAGGGGCTCCTCAGATGGAACAGGCCTATGAGGCCAGCCAGATGATGGACCTGGATGCCCTAGCCATTCATCTAAACCCACTACAGGAGGCCATCCAGCCAGAGGGAGATGTGGACAGTAGAGGATGCTTGGAAAAAATCCAGAAAACCACAGAAGAGATGAAAATCCCGGTAATAGCCAAGGAAACCGGTGCCGGAATTAGTGGAAACCAGGCCAGACTACTGGAAAATGCGGGTGTTAAAGCCATTGATGTG
The Methanobacterium sp. Maddingley MBC34 genome window above contains:
- a CDS encoding isopentenyl-diphosphate delta-isomerase (PFAM: FMN-dependent dehydrogenase~TIGRFAM: isopentenyl-diphosphate delta-isomerase, type 2) translates to MISDRKLEHLLLCTHSDVEYHKKTGFKDVELVHKALPEINKEEIDLSTSLLGKKMDAPIIITAITGGHPSSMAVNQKLAQAAGKLNIGMGLGSQRAAVENPELTSTYTVAREEAPDALLIGNIGAPQMEQAYEASQMMDLDALAIHLNPLQEAIQPEGDVDSRGCLEKIQKTTEEMKIPVIAKETGAGISGNQARLLENAGVKAIDVAGAGGTSWAAVETYRSQDKDMGELYWDWGIPTVASTVEVSQSVQIPIISSGGIRNGLEAVKALALGAGAVGMALPVLKASYLGEEALMEFFQKFLDQIRVAMFLVGASNLKELQKTDLVIQGKTREWLTERGYDTKIYARRSSL